CGTTGAAGTCCAGGCGCGCGCCCAGGCCCAGGTTGTCCTCGGGGCTCACCCGGGCCAGGCTGTCGCTGCCCCAGCTGCTGGGGGGCGTGGCGCGGATGCTGGCCTCGTCGTCCTTGACCTTGAGCAGGGTCAGGCCGCCTTCCAGCAGGCCGCCCCGGCGGCCCATCCGCAGGTCCAGGCTGTAGAGGTTGCGGGCGAAGGAGCCGGCGAATTCCACCGTGCCCGGCGCGCCGAAGAGCGGATCCCGGGCCTCCCGGGCGCGGCCGCCCACCACCCGCAGCCCGAACTGGCGGAACTCCAGCCCCAGCTCGCCGCCGCGCACGCGCGTGCCGGAGAGCAGCAGCGGGCTGTACTCGGGCTGGCGGTCGCCCACTCCCAGCAGCAGGCCCTTGTGGGTCAGGTCCAGGTTGAGGCGCGACTGGGGCTGCAGCTCGTCGGACTCCAGGTCCTGGCCGGAGAGCAGCACGCGGCCCTTCAGGTTCCAAGCCTCCTCGCCCCGCCCGCGCCAGGCGCGGAAGCGCAGCTGGCCGGCGTGGTAGCGCTGCCACTGCCCAGCCCCGCGCGAATCCAGGAAGTCCATGTTGAACTCTTCCCAAGCCGAGGCCTCGTAGCCCATCGCCACGGACTCGGCGCCCAGCACGGTCAGGTTCAGGCGCTGGGGCTGCAGTTCGCGGCCCTGCCGATCCTTCAGGCGCAGCTCCACGGCGTGGGGCCCGGCGGGAAGCTGGCCGCGCCAGGTGACCAGCCAGGGGTCGGCCTCCAGGTCGCCCGGGGCGGGCTGGCCGTCGATCCAGAGCGTGGAGGCGGCCAGGTCGACGGACTCGTCGGCGGCGGAAAAGGCCAGCAGGGTCTCCTCCCCCGGCGGCACGTCCAGGTCGCTCAGCAGGTTCACCAGCGCCAGTTCGGACTCTGGCGCCAGGGTCACGCGCCACTGGCCGCTGCCCGGCAGCTGGGTGTTCTCCTCGCCCGAGCGGATCTCGGCCCGGTAGGTCAGTTCCTGGCCTTCCAGCAAGTTGGCCGGCACCTCGAAGACCACGCGCCCGGCCCCCAGTTCGCTGGCGGCCAGCGTGCCCACGGAGCGCCCGTCCAGCTCCAGGTAGAGCAGGGCCGAGCCCGGCGTCACCAGGCCCTCGGGGTCGAGGAACTCCAGCCGCAGGGAGCGCGTCATGGGCGCCTGCACCGGTGCGAAGTGCGACCAGCGGGCCAGGGCCGGCTGGGCCGCGCCCAGCCACAGCAGGCCCAGGGTCAGGACCAGGCCGGCGGGACGGGAAAGGTTGGAGCGGAGACTCATGGTTCCCCTTTCACGTGTGAACCCGCAGCGCCTTGCGACGCCGCGGGTGATGGTGCGATGGTGTGCTGCGGCCGTCCGGGACGGCTACTCGTAGTACTCGATGATCAGCTCGCGCGTCTGGTCGCCGTCGGTGATGGGCATGACGATGCGCCTGAGCTCGCCGCGCTCCAGGCCCTGCTGGTCGTCGGGCGTGGTCTCGCGCACGTTGGAGTGGTCGCCGTCGGAAGAACCCGTGCGGCCCATCACGACGTCCACGCTCTCCCCCGTGCGCCGGGAGAGCAGCGCGACGATCCCCTCCTCGGTGATGATCTCTGTCAGCGCCGGATTGGTGCGCGTCCACCAGGCCGTGCCCTTGACCGAGGCCACGGAGGTGGGCGTGGCGATGCGGAACTCGCCCTGCTGGCGCGTCACCTTGCTCCAGAGGGTGCCCGTGCTCAACTCCACTTCCTTGTCCGTCCGGTTGCCCGCCCGCTTGGCGTGCAGGACCAGGTCGGTCTGGGGCGTGAGCTTGAGCTGGCTCTTGTCGTCGGTGAAGACCAGCACGGCCCGGCCGTCGGCCCCGGTGCGCACCCGGTCGCCGTCGTTCAGGCGGTCGCCCGTCTTCAGCGCCTTCTCGGTTTTGCCGCCGCCGGCGGCCAGGAAGACCTCGCCCGTGGCCTTCACCGTCACGGCCACGCTCTTGGCGGCCTCCGCGGCCCACGCGCCCGGACCCGCGCCCAGCAGCAGGGCCAGGGCCAGCACCCACGCGGCCAGCCGGCCGCCCTTGGTCGTCCTCATGCCGCGCCTCCTACTCGATGCGGATGGATGAAATGTTCAGCTCGCCGGAGGCGATGCGCTGCAGGATGCCCTCGAACTCCGCCAGGCTCACCGGCCGCCCGTCCACCAGGATGGTCCCGTTCAGCCGGTAATTCTCCAGCAGGTTGGCCAGGCCGGCCAGCTGGCTCGGGCTGAGGCCGCCCAGCAGGTTGTTCAGGCCCTGCTCCGGCGCGTCCCCGCCCTGGCTGAAGGTGAAGGTGCGGATGGCGCTGGCGAACTGCCGGCGACCCGAGGTCGTGTTCAGCACGGCCTCCACGTTCCAGACGTACTGCCGGCCGGTCTGCAGCGGCCGCGCAGAACCCAGCTCGCCGTAGATCACGCTGGTCTGGCCCGGCACCGTCGCCTGCCACATGGCCTCGCCCTCCAGGGCCTCCTGGGGGCTGCCGTGGCGCTCGCGGTCGAATTCGCAGACCTTGATCAAGTAGGTGGAGGCCCGGCCGCTCCAGCTGAAGACCGGCTCCGCCATGGACTGCACCGCGCCGTCCCAGGGCGATTGCAGGTCCACGCGGCGCGGGTCGTTGATGATGAAGGAGGACGAGGTGCTGACCGGGGGCAGCGCCGGCAGGACGGAGGTCACCGTCGCCGCCACCGTGTAGACGCCCGAGGGCAGCGCGTTGCCCGAGATCTGCTCCAGGAAGGCGTCGTTGAAGTCGCCCGAGCCGTTGAAGCCGGGCACCTGGTCGGCGCGGATCTGCGCCAGACTCCAGGGTCCCAGCTGGGACTCGCTCACCAGGATGTTGTTCACGTGGCCCTGGGCCAGCCAGGTGCCGCCGTAGCTCAGTTCGACGTCCAGGTTGTAGGTGCCCAGGGCCAGGTTGCTCACCTGCACGGTGATCTCCTGCCCCACGCCGCTCAAGTCGCCGCGGGGATCCAGGTCGCCCACGAAGTAGAGGTCGTAGGCCACGGGCAGGTTGATCTGGATCAGGGGTTGGGCCTGGGCCAGGCCGGCGGCTGCCAGCAGCAGTCCCAGCCAGAGCGCACGGGTGTTCATGTGTGGAATCTCCCGATTTGGACCGGCCGGGCGGGGCCTCCGCCACCGGAACACGGCCGACAGGATAACGAACTGCCGGCGGGCCCATGTGACGGCGCGCATCCGGCGCACGTGAGACAGCGGGCCGCCCGGCAGACGTCGGCAACCGGATCGGGGCTACTGGCGGATGAAGTCCTGGAAGAGGACCCGGTCCACCCCGCCGTCGCTCAGGAAGCGGTTCAAGGCGATGCTCAAGCTGTCCCGAATGGTCTCACGATAGGAAATGTCCGAGAGAGAATCTTCGTTCATGGAGCCCAGGTAACTGATCAGGTAATCGCGCATGAAGGGCGTGCGCTCCTCCAGTTCCTTGGCCAGTTCGGGGTTGTTGGGGTCGTACTCCAGCGACAGGCTGATCTTGAAGACGCGCCGGCCGGCGGAGCCCTTGGGGTTGATGATCAGGTCGGGAATGGCGTGCACGGCGCCGAACTCGTAGTTCTTCTCCTTCTTCTCGCCGTCCTCGCCCTTGCCGGACTCCTTCCCGTGGCCGGCCTTCTCGTCCTTGCCGTGCCCCTCCTCCACCTGCTCCGTGCCCGGGGCGGGAGTCGGGCTGGAGCCCAGCCACTGGATCAGGAAATAGACCAGGGCCCCCTGGATCACCAGCATGCCCAGGACCAGACCCACCTTCTTGACCATGATACACCTCTGCAAAGGACTGCGACCCGTCCCTCATCGGCAGCTTTGCCGGGAACTTGACCCGGGCTGGACTCTCGGTCGGCGCTCTCAACACGGAGGCACAGGGACACAGAGACACGGACAGGCTTTTAGCATTGTCTTGTCGAACGAAGTCGTGCAATCGGACCGCCAGCTCACTACCCGGCGCAAATCCAATTCCACTTCTCTCTCTGGGTCTCTGTGTCTCTGTGCCTCTGTGGTCAACTGGTCCCAAGGGCCTGTCACACCCCGAGCTGGATCCCCCGGAAGCGCGCCGGGCTGGAGCCGTGGCTCATCTCGGCGGTCTGGCCGGGCTGGCCCTTGCCGCAGTTGGCCACGCCCACCAGTTTCCATTCATCCGGCCCGCAGATGGCGTCGCAGGCGCCCCAGAAGACGGGCGTCATGCTCTGGTAGGTGGGGTTCTTCACCAGCCCCGTCACCTTGCCCTGCTTGACACGCCAGCCGATCTCGCAGCCGAACTGGAAGTTGAGACGCTGCTGGTCGATGCTCCAGCACTTGTTGGCGTCCATGATCACGCCGTCCTCCACCTCGCCCACCAGCTGCTCCCAGCTGTGGGTGCCGGGCATCAGCGAGAGGTTGTTGATGCGCGTGATCGGCAGGTGGAACCAGCCCTCGGCGCGGTTGCAGCCGCGGCTGCGCTCCTCGCCGATGCGCTGGGCCAGCTCGCGGTTGGTCATGTAGCCCTTGAGGATGCCCTCCTGGACGATGGGCCAGCGCTGCTGGCGCACGCCGTCGTCGTCGTAACCCTGGGTGGCCAGTCCGCCGGGCACGGTGCCGTCGGCGATCAGGTTGACGATGGGCGAGCCGTAGCGGAAGGTGCCCAGCTTGTCCGTGGTGGCGAAGCTGGTGCCCGCGTAGTTGGCCTCGTAGCCCAGCACGCGGTCCAGTTCGCTGGCGTGGCCCACGCTCTCGTGGATCTGCAGCACCAACTGCTGGGGCTTGAGGATCAGATCGAATACGCCGCTCGGGCACTGGGGCGCGGACAGGAGGGCGATGGCCTCCTCGCGCACGCGCTCGGCGTTGCCCACCAGGTCCAGGGCCAGGATCAGCTCCCAGCCCAGGCCCATGTACTGGCCGCCGTGGCTCATGGGATAGCTGCGCTCCTGGGCCTCGCCGTTCTCCACGGCCGTGGCCGTGTAGCCCGCGCCGCTGCGGATCAGGATCTGCTCGATGCGCGCGCCCTCCGAGGACGCGTAGTACTGGTGCTCGCGCAGGAAACTCATGGAGGCCGCGGCCTCCTTGATCCGCGGATCGGCGCGCAGCACGCGGTCGCAGGCCAGCAGCAGGCCCAGCTTGTCCTGCAGGCTGACGGTGAAGGGGTCGATCTGGATCGGCGTCTGCCAGAAGTCCTGCCAGGCCGGCTCCGGCGCCAGCTGGACGGATTCCCGGTTGAGCGTGGCGCTGGCCCGGGCGATGCGCACGGCCTCCACGGCCTTGCTGCGCAGCTCGGCGGGCTCCAGGCGGTTGGAGGAGGCGAAGCCCCAGGCGCCGCCGGCCAGCACGCGCACGCCGAAGCCCAGATCCTCGCTGTCCGTCAGGCCGGCCAGTTCGCCGTTGCGGGTCTGCACGACCTGACGGCGGGTGTTGACGATGCGGATGTCCGCGAAATCCGCGCCGGCGCCCTTGGCGGCGTCCAGCGCCAGGTTCAGCATGTCCTTCATATCAGAATCCGCTTTCGCTGGTGAAGTGGAAGTCCCGGATCTTCATGCCGGGAAGCACGAAACCGCCGCCGAAGAAGCCGCCGTGCAGGGCCTGGTCGCGGGTCACCGCCTCCACGTTGGAGAAGGCGTGGAACAGGCTCTCGGTGAAGCGCATGTTGCGCACCGGGTGGCTGATCTTCCCGTTCTCGATCAGGAACAGGCCGTCGCGCGTCATCCCGGTCAGCAGCATCTCGTTGCGGTCCTGGACGTTGGTGTAGTGCAGGTGCGTGACGAACAGGCCGCGCTCCGTGCCCGCCACCAGTTCGTCCAGGCTGGACTCGCCGGGCGCCACGATCAGGTTGCCCGGGAAGGGGCCGTGGGGATTGGGCCGCGGCAGGGCGTGGCCCGTGCTCACTTTGCCGGCCTGCTTGGCGGTCACGCGGTCGTGGACCGTGCCCTGGAACACGCCCTGCTCCACCAGCGGCACGCGCTGCCGCTCCAGGCCGTCGTAGTCGAAGGGCAGGCCGTCGGCCAGCGGGTGGCCGGCGTCGTCGGTCACGCTGAACAGGGGCGAGAACAGGCGCTGCCCGGCCTTGCCCGCCAGCGGGCTGGTGCCGGCCAGATCGTCCTGGGCGCCGAAGCCCAGCCAGTTGAGGAACATCACCAGGTCCGCCACCGCGGCGGGGGGCAGGATCACGGTCCAGGGGCCGGGCTGGGCGGGCTGCGGCGCCTGGGCGGCCCGGGCGATGCGGCAGGCCTCGCGGCTCAGGGCCTCGATGTCCAGCCCGCGGAAGGAGCGGGCCTGGCCCTCCGTCCAGCCCGAGGCGTCGGCGCCGTGGAAG
This is a stretch of genomic DNA from Candidatus Delongbacteria bacterium. It encodes these proteins:
- a CDS encoding TldD/PmbA family protein, which translates into the protein MSVYTKRQLDEILERTLDECRGLDRAELRLEISGEALSRFANNGIQQNLSQQDALLHVTLVERGRLGLAQTNRLDAAGVGAVVESARRVAALQDPAKDLLPLVGSCPTPERDVLDAETAAWGPEEKAQGLAATFELARAEGFEASGILTNAWTQLAIANSEGLRCHYQSSRARFSTTFHGADASGWTEGQARSFRGLDIEALSREACRIARAAQAPQPAQPGPWTVILPPAAVADLVMFLNWLGFGAQDDLAGTSPLAGKAGQRLFSPLFSVTDDAGHPLADGLPFDYDGLERQRVPLVEQGVFQGTVHDRVTAKQAGKVSTGHALPRPNPHGPFPGNLIVAPGESSLDELVAGTERGLFVTHLHYTNVQDRNEMLLTGMTRDGLFLIENGKISHPVRNMRFTESLFHAFSNVEAVTRDQALHGGFFGGGFVLPGMKIRDFHFTSESGF
- a CDS encoding FecR family protein, with product MRTTKGGRLAAWVLALALLLGAGPGAWAAEAAKSVAVTVKATGEVFLAAGGGKTEKALKTGDRLNDGDRVRTGADGRAVLVFTDDKSQLKLTPQTDLVLHAKRAGNRTDKEVELSTGTLWSKVTRQQGEFRIATPTSVASVKGTAWWTRTNPALTEIITEEGIVALLSRRTGESVDVVMGRTGSSDGDHSNVRETTPDDQQGLERGELRRIVMPITDGDQTRELIIEYYE
- a CDS encoding TldD/PmbA family protein, with amino-acid sequence MKDMLNLALDAAKGAGADFADIRIVNTRRQVVQTRNGELAGLTDSEDLGFGVRVLAGGAWGFASSNRLEPAELRSKAVEAVRIARASATLNRESVQLAPEPAWQDFWQTPIQIDPFTVSLQDKLGLLLACDRVLRADPRIKEAAASMSFLREHQYYASSEGARIEQILIRSGAGYTATAVENGEAQERSYPMSHGGQYMGLGWELILALDLVGNAERVREEAIALLSAPQCPSGVFDLILKPQQLVLQIHESVGHASELDRVLGYEANYAGTSFATTDKLGTFRYGSPIVNLIADGTVPGGLATQGYDDDGVRQQRWPIVQEGILKGYMTNRELAQRIGEERSRGCNRAEGWFHLPITRINNLSLMPGTHSWEQLVGEVEDGVIMDANKCWSIDQQRLNFQFGCEIGWRVKQGKVTGLVKNPTYQSMTPVFWGACDAICGPDEWKLVGVANCGKGQPGQTAEMSHGSSPARFRGIQLGV
- a CDS encoding flagellar basal body-associated FliL family protein; this encodes MVKKVGLVLGMLVIQGALVYFLIQWLGSSPTPAPGTEQVEEGHGKDEKAGHGKESGKGEDGEKKEKNYEFGAVHAIPDLIINPKGSAGRRVFKISLSLEYDPNNPELAKELEERTPFMRDYLISYLGSMNEDSLSDISYRETIRDSLSIALNRFLSDGGVDRVLFQDFIRQ